A segment of the candidate division KSB1 bacterium genome:
GAAGGAGGCATCGGCAAAGGAAAAATATCGCGAACCGATATTCAGGATCCGAAATATCTTCGTCATGTTTCTACAGGTTGGAACTACCGTATGCCAGACCTGTGTGCAGCAGTTGCATTAGGTCAATTAGAAAGATTAAGCGAATTTGTCGATATTCGGATCAAAGTAGCAAATCTATACAGACAAGCCATTGAAGGATGTAATTGGTTAGTGCCCCAACGTCAACCGAAAGATTGCATCCATTCATGTTGGTCTTATGTTTTAAAATTACAAAATTCAGATTTAAGCTGGTACGATTTTAGAGATACCTATCTACAGAATAGCGGAGATGGAATATACGCTGCATGGCAATTAACTTATCTGGAACCTGCATTTATAAATACTAAGTTTCACCCGAATCAGAGGCAAAAATTTGCAAAAGGCTTATGTCCGGTTGCAGAAAAAATCCAGCCAAAATTGCTTCAACTTAAGACCAATTACTATGATTTAGATACAGCTGAACAAAAGGCTGAAGCATTATCAAAAACGATTGATTTTTTTGGACGTTAGTAACACCCTTTTTATTTTTTAAAAAATAGAATTTAGAAATCATGATTTTAATAACCGGTGCGAGTGGATTGCTTGGAGCAAATTTAGTGTTACAAGCAAGTCAAAGAAATTTAAAAATCACTGCTCTGTATCACCGCCATAAATTGGTTTACCCGGGATTGAATTCAATTCAGGCTGATTTAAGAGATAAAGAACTGGTTCATAATTTGCTTCGAGATATTCAACCGGAATGCATCATTCATTGTGCTGCAATGACTCATGTTGATCAATGTGAGAAATACCCAACTGCAGCGCATAGAATAAATGTCGGATTAACCCGAAATCTGGCTGAATCGGCAAATAAGCTTGACGCACTATTTGTTTACATTTCTACGGATTCCGTATTTACCGGGCACCGTGGAAATTATTCTGAAGAGCATATCCCGACTCCAATGAATGAATATGCAAAAAGTAAATACTCCGGAGAACAGGTCGTTCAGGAAGAACTTAATTCCAGTTTAATCCTCCGAACGAATTTTTACGGCTGGAATATGCAGCAAAAGAATAGTCTTAGTGAGTGGATGTTGTCGAGGTTGGAATCCGGGCAAATTTTACATGGATTTCATGATGTTTTCTTTTCACCCATTCTGGTGAGTGATCTTTGTGAGATTATTTTGGATATGATTGAAAGAAGATTAACGGGTGTGTATCACGTTACCGGATCGCAAAAATGTAGCAAATATGAATTTGCACACAAATTGGCTGAAACATTTGATTATTCCACAGATTTGGTCAAAAAATTATCTGTTAAAAAAGCTGGTTTGAAAGCATTTCGCTCCAGGAATACATCATTGAATTGCGATAAAGTGAGTCAAGCGCTAGGAATTAATTTACCGGATTTAGCATCCGGATTGATAAATTTCAAAAACCAAAGAGTAATTGGTTTTGAATCTAAACTTAAGGAAATGAGAGGAGAATTTCACGATGCCAGTAATGAAAATTGGCAAGAGGGAAATTGGTCTCAATCAGCAGACCTATTTCATTGCTGATATTTCCGCCAATCATGATGGTGAATTAGAACGAGCTAAGATGCTGGTTCACCTTGCAGCAGAATCCGGAGCAGATGCAGCTAAGTTTCAAAATTTTCAAGCGGCAAAAATTGTTAGTAAAGTAGGTTTTGAATCTCTGAATGGCCAACTGTCACATCAATCAAAATGGAAGAAATCTGTTTTTGAAGTGTATCAGAATGCAAGTATTCCATGGAAATGGACAGAGCCGTTAAAGGCTGAGTGTGCAAAAGCAGGAATCGAATACTTTTCAACGCCATACGATTTTGAAACGGTTGACATGTTGGATCCTTTTGTCCAGGCTTTTAAAATTGGATCGGGAGATATTACATGGCTTGAGATGCTTCGAAAAGTAGCAGAAAAGGGCAAACCGATTCTTCTAGCTACCGGGGCATCCGATATGAAAGATGTTCAACGAGCAGTTCGAGAAATTATTAACATCAACTCACAATTGGTATTAATGCAATGCAATACCAATTATACTGGTAGTTCAGAGAACTTCAAACATATTCATCTGAATGTCCTGAAAAATTACAGCGCCCTCTTCCCTGGGTTGCTATTGGGTCTTTCAGATCATACATCTGGACATGCTACGGTTTTAGGAGCAGTGGCATTGGGGGCACGAGTCATTGAAAAACATTTCACAGATGACATCAAAAGAGAAGGTCCGGATCATCCGTTCTCAATGACGCGAGATGCATGGCGAGAAATGGTTGACCGCACTCGCGAATTGGAATATGCTCTTGGAGATACAGATAAAAGAGTCGTCGAGAATGAGGGAGACACAGTTGTAGTCCAGCGTAGATGTTTGCGGGCATCGGGAGATTTAGAGCAGGGTTCAATCCTGGAGCGTAGTGCCTTTGATGTTTTACGTCCGGCTCCAAGAGATGCAGTCTTCCCGTATGATATCGACCAGGTACTTGGCAAACCATTAAATGTAACGCTAAAAAAGGGAGAACACATCACCTGGGAAATGATCGAGTGATTGCAGGTTGCTTTAGGAATTCATTTTAGTGCGGTTATTATATTTTAGCCGGGATTATACTACCCATGATTACCGTTTCTTATCCAAGCTTGCTGGTTCAAATCATGAAGTATTTTATTTACGCTTAGAAAACGGTAAAATCCTATATGAGCAACGAGCATTGCCAAAAGTGATTCACTCTGTAGATTGGCCAGGAGGAAAGGAAAACGAAAGCTCGCCTGATTCGTGGTTAAAACTCTTAGCAAATTTTGAATCTGTTTTATCCGATATTCAACCAGATTTAATTCATGCTGGTCCTGTGCAGACTTGTGGCTACTTAACAGCTACAGTGGATTTTCATCCATTTATGTTGGCATCCTGGGGATCGGATATTTTAGTCGATGCTGAGCTAGATGAAAAATTGGGCCAGATCACAAGCTATACCCTGGAACGATCTGATATGCTTTTATGTGATTGTCAGGCTGTGAGAAATAAAGTTCAGCAATTGATCACTTACACGGATGATCGTATTGTTCAATTTCCCTGGGGCGTTGACTTAAACCAGTTCAGGCAAATGCCTGGTTCGACTGAATTTCGAAAAAAGCTAGGGTGGGAAGATGACTTTATTATCCTTTCAACTCGTTCCTGGGAGCAAATCTATGGGATCGATGTGGTTTTACAATGCTTCCGGCAGGCTTATTTTCGGAATAGTAATTTAAGACTGTTGCTGCTCGGTGAAGGTTCACAAGCTGGTAAAATTAAAAAATACATAAATCAACATGATCTCAGTAAAGTAATTTCTTGTCCGGGAATAGTTCCCGAAAAGTTATTACCCGAGTATTTTAGTGCAGCGGATTTATATTTAACTTGCTCGCAAAGTGACGGTACGTCAATTTCTTTGTTGCAGGCTCTGGCAACAGGTCTACCTGTAGTGGCCACTGACATCCCGGGGAATCGGGAATGGATTCAACCTGACAGGAATGGCTGGCTCGCACCTTCGAATGATTGGGAATCATTTGCAAATATTATTCATCTTTCTTCTAAATTGAGTCCAATCGAACGAAACCAAATTGCTGAAATTAATCGACAAATAGCAACCGAACGGGCAAATTGGGATGTTAATTTCAATAAGCTTTTAGTCGCTTATGATCGACTTCTCCCTAATTAAGTGTTCTACAAACTGCCAATGAAGACAGAAAATCGAAATAATTCTTTACCCATTTCCGCCATTGTGTGTACTCTCAACGAAGAAAATAATATTGTAGAATGCCTGACCTCGATTGAAAAGAATAAGCCCTCTGAAATAATAGTAATAGATGGAAGTAGTGAGGATAGAACCGTTGAAAAAGCAACTGAAATGGGAGTGAAAGTTTCGGTTTGTGAAAGAAAAGGTTTAGCCTACCAGAGGTACATTGGTGCTGAAATCGCACAACAGCCATATATAGCCTTTATAGATGCCGATGATGTTCTGGATTCGGATTGTTTAAAAAATTTGATGGAGAATTTGCAAAACTATGAATGCTCTGTTGTCCAGGCAATTTCACGTTCCTATTCATCTTCAACTTATTGGGAACGGGCAATGGAGTCGTTGAACCACCTGCGATCCAGAAAGCCCGGACCCACCAATATGGTTGGTCGGCCGGCTCTTTATCGCAAAGACGTACTGATGCAGGTTGGTATTGATAAATATTGGGGCAGGATCGGAAATGAAGACACTGACCTTGCCATCCGTTTCGAGAAACAGAATCAGAAGATGCGAATAGGAGACGGCTATTCAGCAAGAAAGCATTCTAAGACTTTAAAAGAATGGCTGCATAAATGGGCAAAATATGGCAAGGGTGATGCAAAACTGATTATAAAGTATCCGGATAAAAGAACATCTATTTTTCATCATCAATTGATTCACTATCCATTTAAACTTTCGTTTGAAGCTGTAAAAAAGGGCTATGGAAAGTATGTGCCTTTCTACGTTCTGTTTGGCCTGGTAAGATTTGTTATTATGATAGCTCGATTGATTCAATTGAAATGGGAACAGCTGACTTTGAAAACTTCAGGATTTCGAAAACAATTTATTAAAACCTCGCATTAAGGTTTTTTGGAGGAAATATGGCAAGAATTGCGTTTGTTGACAATATGGGAGTGGAGAAACTCGGTATCTTGTATTTAAGCTCGGTCTTAAAACAAGAAGGTCACCAGGTGGATGTTTTCTTAGAACCCTTTGAGCCTGATTTCATCGATGCATTAAAATCCTTTCAACCGGATTTTGTCGGTTTTGGATCATTTATCGGCCAAGAATCCGAAGTCGTAAATATTTTTTCCAGGATAAAATCTTCATTAAATAATGTGATCACAATTCAGGGTGGACCTTCAACAACAATCTATTCTGATCTCATCTATCATCCATCTGTAGATTTTGTACTAAAAGGCGATGGTGAAGAAACATTGCTTGAACTGATTCATGGAGTTGAAACGAATGCAGATTTGTCCATTATTCCAGGCTTATTCTGGAAAGAGAACGGTTATATTCATGAGAATTCCGGGGCCCCGCTGGTTACAAATTTTGATGATTATCCTCCGGCTGATCGGGATTTACATATGAAGTACTCACACTTGCGCCATAGCCGGACAAAGCCATTTTTGATGACCAGAGGCTGTCCTTATCCCTGTACATTCTGCGGGACGGCAACATTGAATAAAATTTACAAAAAGGAAAAAGGTGGTCCTCATTTTCGCTATGGCGTTGGTGAGCGCACTATTGCAGAACTTGAATATGTTAAAGAGAATTACGGACTCGAATGGGTGCAATTCCATGATGCTACTTTTAATGCAAATCGTAAATTTGTTATGGAATTTTTGGAATTATATATCTCAAAAAAAATGCCGCCATTTATTTGTAATATAAGGTCTGAGAATATAAAAGAAGAAGTTGTGAAACTTCTCAAAGAAGCAGGTTGCGATCGCGTTACCATGGGGATACAGAGTGGCAATGAGCACATCCGAAAAACGCTGTCTGCAAGGAGGACACAAACTGATGAGAATATATTCTATGCCTGCAGCGTGTTGAAGAAATATGGCATTCGCGTTCACATTGATTTGATTTTTGGCTGGCCTGGTGAAAAAATCGAGCAAGGCTGGGAAACAATCGATTTGGCAAGAAAGATCAAAGTCTATAAAGTAAATAGAAATGTGATGATCTATTATCCGGATTCACCCATTACCGAATATGCTTACAAAAATAAATTTTTAGAAAAATTCCCGGATGTATTTGATGTTCCCAAGTTGGCAAACCCATTCGTCTCACCATTACTAAATACCCCGGACATTAATAAACTGATCAACCTGGATAAATTAGCTCATTATTTCATTAATAGCCGTGTACTCTCCTTTCGCCCTACTAGAAATATCTTATTAAACGTCAAACCTAACAGGTTGTATTATTTTCTCAAAAATCTACCTGCACTAAAAGTTGCACTGATTTATGATGCAAGGAATTTCAAAGAAAAAGTGCGAATGATTTATGGTTACATAAAGTCAATTATAAATATAAAATGCAATCAGATAAAAGAGGAAGCAAAAGCCAATAAAGCTCGAGAGGAAGTTGCACTCTATAAGAGTATAGCAATGAGTTATCATTCTGAAAAAAAAGAGACAGGTTCAGTTCAAATAGCAGCCTATGATTAATAGGAAAATAATAATTAGTATCATCAAGTCGTGCGGAGTTATGGTGTTAGTGTGTTAGTTTCAAATAAAAAACATATTGAATCATGTCCTATTTGTAGTAGTCCTGATCAAAAAGAAATTATAGACAGGGTATTGATTCTTTCTAATGAAGAACAAGCCCCATATAGATTAAAAATAGTTCGATGTGGCTACTGCCAACATGTATACCAAAACTATGTTTGGAATGAAGAGCAATTAAAGCAATATTACTTTTCAGGCCCAGCCTATTATCGTCCAGATTATTCACACAATATTCCTTCAACTTCCTTAATTCGGTTTGATTCTGTAATGGAAGATATTAAACCATTCCTGATACAGGATTGTCTGCATTTGGATGTAGGGGGTTATGCTGGCCACTTTTCTTATTATTTGTCGAATCATGTAAAAGAATCTCATTGCCTTGATGTTAGCAGTTATTTACCAACAGGCTCATCAAAAAATGTGAAAATAATCAAAGATTCTTTGTTTGAATATGCTTGCAAAAGTGATGAACAATATGATTTTATTAGCCTAAATCATACTCTCGAACATTTAACGGATTTACAATCAGTAAAAAATGCATTATCGAAACTTTTAAAACCAAATGGCTATTTATTGATCGAAGTCCCCGATAATTTAGAAATGACTGAATCGATATTAGATTATACTTTGGACCATACACAGTATTTTACTGGACATAGCTTGTTTGAATTTTTGGATGATAAATTTTATATTAGGACATTCAGGCATTTTAAATATAACAAAACTGTTGATGTGGGGAAGGGCTTTATGTATAGAGTTTTAGCTCAACAGAAAGTTGAGCAACTAGCTTATTCACCACAAAAGAAACAGAAATATGTGGAGCGAATTATTGAGAAAATTGAAAATCGAATCAACAATAATTCAAGAATTTATGTCTGGGGGTCTGGGTACCATACACGACTGCTGTTTTCATTGTCGAAAGTCATTCATCAAAAGACATGTTATCTAATCGACTCTGATCCAACAAGAGAAGGTAGAATCGCGTTTGGGAAAAAGATTGTTCATCCGTCAAAATTAACTTATCAAAAGAATGTTCCTTTGCTGATTTCATCGTTTGCTTACAGACAGGAAATTGGAGACCTGGCCAGATCATTTTTTTCAGCTGAGTCTATTATCAACCCTTATGAGATTTGACATTATTAATGCAAATTAGAATTAATCAATGCGTATAGCCTTATTAGGTTGTGGCTCAATAGGTCGCCGACATTTAAGAAATTTGAGGAGTCTAGATAAAACGGATTTAGTTGCCTATGATCCATCTACAAAGGTTCAAAACGTCATAGAACAGGAATTTGGTGTTTCTGTATATCATTCTCTTGATCACGTTTGGGACCAACGTCCGGACGTCGTTCTGGTTAATTCTCCGCCTAATCACCATCTTGATGTAGGATTAGCGGCTGCAAAAAATGGTTGTCATTTATTCATTGAAAAGCCATTGGCTCATACTTTAGTAGGTTTAGATGATCTCATTAAAGAAGTAAGAAACCGTCAATTGATCAACATGGTCGCGTGTAATATGCGTTTTCATCCCGGACCTGCTATGATAAAAAAGCTTCTTGATGAAAATGCAATAGGGGATGTGATCTCAGCCCGTCTACAGTTTAGTTCTTATTTACCAAATTGGCGTCCATGGCAAGATTACAGAAAAAGTTATAGCGCTTCAAGTGAGTGGGGGGGAGCCATTTTGGATTGTATACATGAAATTGATTTAGCGCTGTGGTACTTCGGAGCAGGGAAAGTTGCAGCGGCTGTATATTTACCGGCTAAGGCTATAGGATTGGATACCGACGGACTGGCGGAGATAATTCTTCGCCATGAATCTGGTGTCCTGAGCAATGTACACGTTAATTTTGTACAAAGAGATTATAATAGAAACTGCCAAATAGTTGGTTCGGAAGGGACCATTTATTGGGACTTCAATAATCGCAATGTCTTGGTTTATGGCTCAGATGGAAAAGTAAAGGATACTTACAATGAACCTGAAAATTGGCAATTAAATGATATGTATATCGATGAACTCCAACATTTTTTGTACCATGTTCAACATGGCGGTGAGCCTAATAATCCCATCCAGGAAGGATTATCAACATTAAAGATTGCTCTTTCAGCAAGAGAAATGAATTGTAGGCTTTCATAAATGGCATTTTTGAGTGAAAAAAACTTGAAAGAGAAAATGCAAACTGAAACAACCCAATCGCAAGACAACTATATTTTAGCAGGTGAAAAATACCTCATTAATGGCGATCTGCACAAGGCCAAAGAGTGCTTTAAATGGGCTTTGTATGAGAATCCAGGTGATATAACTGCTTTAAACAATTTCAATGTTGTGTCTGAACAGATTCGAAAATCGCAAACATTTCCACCTATTTTGATTGCCACAATTCCAAAATCCGGTACTGTATTTATTGCAAGTTCTTTGCGCAATGGCTTAGGAATCGTTGCCAAAATGGAACCCATCGAAAAAATGATTACTACCGGAGAATTGCAAATCATCGGTGGGCGATTCCCTGATATCAGTATTAATTATTCTTTACTCCAAAAATTATCTTTATCAAAAAATGGGGCAATCAGTATTTCTCATCTACCTCCAACAAATTATAATTCTTTAATGGTAAATAG
Coding sequences within it:
- a CDS encoding SDR family oxidoreductase → MILITGASGLLGANLVLQASQRNLKITALYHRHKLVYPGLNSIQADLRDKELVHNLLRDIQPECIIHCAAMTHVDQCEKYPTAAHRINVGLTRNLAESANKLDALFVYISTDSVFTGHRGNYSEEHIPTPMNEYAKSKYSGEQVVQEELNSSLILRTNFYGWNMQQKNSLSEWMLSRLESGQILHGFHDVFFSPILVSDLCEIILDMIERRLTGVYHVTGSQKCSKYEFAHKLAETFDYSTDLVKKLSVKKAGLKAFRSRNTSLNCDKVSQALGINLPDLASGLINFKNQRVIGFESKLKEMRGEFHDASNENWQEGNWSQSADLFHC
- a CDS encoding N-acetylneuraminate synthase family protein: MPVMKIGKREIGLNQQTYFIADISANHDGELERAKMLVHLAAESGADAAKFQNFQAAKIVSKVGFESLNGQLSHQSKWKKSVFEVYQNASIPWKWTEPLKAECAKAGIEYFSTPYDFETVDMLDPFVQAFKIGSGDITWLEMLRKVAEKGKPILLATGASDMKDVQRAVREIININSQLVLMQCNTNYTGSSENFKHIHLNVLKNYSALFPGLLLGLSDHTSGHATVLGAVALGARVIEKHFTDDIKREGPDHPFSMTRDAWREMVDRTRELEYALGDTDKRVVENEGDTVVVQRRCLRASGDLEQGSILERSAFDVLRPAPRDAVFPYDIDQVLGKPLNVTLKKGEHITWEMIE
- a CDS encoding glycosyltransferase, translating into MRLLYFSRDYTTHDYRFLSKLAGSNHEVFYLRLENGKILYEQRALPKVIHSVDWPGGKENESSPDSWLKLLANFESVLSDIQPDLIHAGPVQTCGYLTATVDFHPFMLASWGSDILVDAELDEKLGQITSYTLERSDMLLCDCQAVRNKVQQLITYTDDRIVQFPWGVDLNQFRQMPGSTEFRKKLGWEDDFIILSTRSWEQIYGIDVVLQCFRQAYFRNSNLRLLLLGEGSQAGKIKKYINQHDLSKVISCPGIVPEKLLPEYFSAADLYLTCSQSDGTSISLLQALATGLPVVATDIPGNREWIQPDRNGWLAPSNDWESFANIIHLSSKLSPIERNQIAEINRQIATERANWDVNFNKLLVAYDRLLPN
- a CDS encoding glycosyltransferase family 2 protein — encoded protein: MKTENRNNSLPISAIVCTLNEENNIVECLTSIEKNKPSEIIVIDGSSEDRTVEKATEMGVKVSVCERKGLAYQRYIGAEIAQQPYIAFIDADDVLDSDCLKNLMENLQNYECSVVQAISRSYSSSTYWERAMESLNHLRSRKPGPTNMVGRPALYRKDVLMQVGIDKYWGRIGNEDTDLAIRFEKQNQKMRIGDGYSARKHSKTLKEWLHKWAKYGKGDAKLIIKYPDKRTSIFHHQLIHYPFKLSFEAVKKGYGKYVPFYVLFGLVRFVIMIARLIQLKWEQLTLKTSGFRKQFIKTSH
- a CDS encoding B12-binding domain-containing radical SAM protein, with translation MARIAFVDNMGVEKLGILYLSSVLKQEGHQVDVFLEPFEPDFIDALKSFQPDFVGFGSFIGQESEVVNIFSRIKSSLNNVITIQGGPSTTIYSDLIYHPSVDFVLKGDGEETLLELIHGVETNADLSIIPGLFWKENGYIHENSGAPLVTNFDDYPPADRDLHMKYSHLRHSRTKPFLMTRGCPYPCTFCGTATLNKIYKKEKGGPHFRYGVGERTIAELEYVKENYGLEWVQFHDATFNANRKFVMEFLELYISKKMPPFICNIRSENIKEEVVKLLKEAGCDRVTMGIQSGNEHIRKTLSARRTQTDENIFYACSVLKKYGIRVHIDLIFGWPGEKIEQGWETIDLARKIKVYKVNRNVMIYYPDSPITEYAYKNKFLEKFPDVFDVPKLANPFVSPLLNTPDINKLINLDKLAHYFINSRVLSFRPTRNILLNVKPNRLYYFLKNLPALKVALIYDARNFKEKVRMIYGYIKSIINIKCNQIKEEAKANKAREEVALYKSIAMSYHSEKKETGSVQIAAYD
- a CDS encoding class I SAM-dependent methyltransferase, with the protein product MLVSNKKHIESCPICSSPDQKEIIDRVLILSNEEQAPYRLKIVRCGYCQHVYQNYVWNEEQLKQYYFSGPAYYRPDYSHNIPSTSLIRFDSVMEDIKPFLIQDCLHLDVGGYAGHFSYYLSNHVKESHCLDVSSYLPTGSSKNVKIIKDSLFEYACKSDEQYDFISLNHTLEHLTDLQSVKNALSKLLKPNGYLLIEVPDNLEMTESILDYTLDHTQYFTGHSLFEFLDDKFYIRTFRHFKYNKTVDVGKGFMYRVLAQQKVEQLAYSPQKKQKYVERIIEKIENRINNNSRIYVWGSGYHTRLLFSLSKVIHQKTCYLIDSDPTREGRIAFGKKIVHPSKLTYQKNVPLLISSFAYRQEIGDLARSFFSAESIINPYEI
- a CDS encoding Gfo/Idh/MocA family oxidoreductase encodes the protein MRIALLGCGSIGRRHLRNLRSLDKTDLVAYDPSTKVQNVIEQEFGVSVYHSLDHVWDQRPDVVLVNSPPNHHLDVGLAAAKNGCHLFIEKPLAHTLVGLDDLIKEVRNRQLINMVACNMRFHPGPAMIKKLLDENAIGDVISARLQFSSYLPNWRPWQDYRKSYSASSEWGGAILDCIHEIDLALWYFGAGKVAAAVYLPAKAIGLDTDGLAEIILRHESGVLSNVHVNFVQRDYNRNCQIVGSEGTIYWDFNNRNVLVYGSDGKVKDTYNEPENWQLNDMYIDELQHFLYHVQHGGEPNNPIQEGLSTLKIALSAREMNCRLS